The Pyramidobacter porci genome includes a region encoding these proteins:
- a CDS encoding 4Fe-4S binding protein translates to MAKKFDVSINKTWCKGCSLCVSVCPKKVLALNDRVKSEAVHPEECIGCRSCENICPDLAITVREDGTK, encoded by the coding sequence TTGGCCAAGAAGTTCGATGTATCCATCAACAAAACTTGGTGCAAAGGATGCAGCTTGTGCGTTTCCGTTTGCCCCAAGAAGGTTCTTGCCCTGAACGACAGAGTGAAGTCCGAGGCTGTACATCCGGAAGAGTGCATCGGTTGCAGATCGTGCGAAAATATCTGCCCCGATCTTGCGATCACCGTGCGAGAGGATGGGACGAAATAA
- a CDS encoding 2-oxoacid:acceptor oxidoreductase subunit alpha yields MAEIKFWQGNEAVAFGALAAGCKFYAGYPITPSTEVMETMAVELPKVGGVFQQMEDELGACGCAIGASIAGVKSMTASSGPGFTLKQENLGLAYEAEIPLVVVDVMRGGPSTGLPTQGAQQDVMQARWGTHGDHGTIALAPASVEECYTLTVEAFNLAERFRQPVLIMSDAEIGHMREKFVVPDPESLKVVDRKRPSVDAEHFVPYQADPEDDVPPMAGFGDGYRWHVTGLTHNDWGFPTTDPGDIDKKMRRLMRKVDRFRDDIVKFDTVEVEDAEILVVSYGSVSRSSVRAVRDARAQGVKVGHFRPITLWPFADKELERLARRVKTIIVPELNCGQMVLEVERAVHGKARVVPLNRVDGELFQPTEIFNKIVEEAK; encoded by the coding sequence ATGGCTGAGATCAAATTCTGGCAGGGCAACGAGGCCGTCGCGTTCGGCGCGCTGGCGGCGGGATGCAAATTCTACGCGGGGTATCCGATTACCCCCTCGACGGAAGTCATGGAGACGATGGCGGTCGAACTGCCCAAAGTCGGCGGCGTCTTCCAGCAGATGGAAGACGAGCTTGGCGCCTGCGGTTGCGCTATCGGCGCTTCCATTGCCGGCGTCAAGTCGATGACGGCCAGTTCCGGCCCGGGCTTCACGCTGAAACAGGAAAACTTGGGCCTGGCGTATGAAGCCGAAATTCCCTTGGTTGTCGTCGACGTCATGCGCGGCGGCCCTTCCACGGGACTTCCCACGCAGGGCGCCCAGCAGGACGTCATGCAGGCCCGCTGGGGTACGCATGGCGATCACGGCACGATCGCCCTGGCGCCCGCTTCGGTGGAAGAGTGCTATACGTTGACGGTCGAGGCGTTCAACCTGGCGGAGCGTTTTCGCCAGCCCGTTCTTATCATGAGCGACGCCGAGATCGGCCACATGAGGGAAAAGTTCGTCGTGCCCGATCCCGAGAGTCTGAAGGTCGTCGACCGTAAGAGGCCTTCCGTCGATGCGGAGCACTTCGTGCCCTATCAGGCCGATCCCGAAGACGACGTTCCGCCCATGGCCGGCTTTGGCGACGGGTACCGCTGGCATGTGACGGGGCTGACCCATAACGACTGGGGATTCCCCACGACCGATCCCGGCGATATCGACAAGAAGATGCGCCGTTTGATGCGCAAAGTCGACCGTTTCCGCGACGACATCGTCAAATTCGATACCGTCGAAGTGGAAGATGCCGAGATCCTGGTGGTGTCCTACGGCAGCGTTTCCCGTTCCAGCGTCCGCGCCGTGCGCGACGCGCGCGCCCAGGGCGTCAAGGTGGGGCATTTCCGCCCCATCACGCTGTGGCCTTTCGCCGATAAGGAACTGGAGCGCCTGGCCCGCCGCGTCAAGACCATTATCGTGCCCGAACTGAACTGCGGTCAGATGGTTCTTGAAGTCGAGCGCGCCGTTCACGGCAAGGCCCGCGTCGTGCCGCTGAACCGTGTGGACGGCGAGCTCTTCCAGCCCACCGAAATTTTCAACAAGATTGTCGAGGAGGCCAAGTAA
- a CDS encoding 2-oxoacid:ferredoxin oxidoreductase subunit beta, translating to MPSKEVFEWMRPRFFPHMWCPGCGHGIILNALLRAVVDLKLDPTQTVFASGIGCSSRLPGYVNACTLHTTHGRSLAYATGIKMAKPQLTVIDVMGDGDCSAIGGNHFIHACRRNIDITAIVMNNNIYGMTGGQMSPTTPVGAIAKTAPYGVTDPSFDICKLAAGAGATFVARTCVANPRDVEKTITLAVKHHGFSVVEVAGFCHTQYGRYNKLKTPIVNMEYLKQHLVSAKKAAEMPPEELQGKIVTGVFVDTERAEYTDQYKALLERVMAK from the coding sequence ATGCCCAGCAAAGAAGTCTTCGAATGGATGCGCCCTCGCTTTTTCCCTCATATGTGGTGTCCCGGCTGCGGCCACGGAATCATTCTCAACGCGCTCCTGCGGGCCGTCGTCGATCTGAAGCTTGATCCAACCCAGACCGTTTTCGCGTCCGGCATCGGCTGCTCCAGCCGCCTTCCCGGCTACGTCAACGCCTGCACGCTGCACACCACTCACGGTCGTTCGCTGGCCTACGCCACCGGCATCAAGATGGCCAAGCCGCAGCTCACCGTGATCGACGTCATGGGCGACGGCGACTGCAGCGCCATCGGCGGAAACCATTTTATCCACGCCTGCCGCCGCAACATCGACATCACCGCCATCGTCATGAACAACAATATCTACGGCATGACCGGCGGCCAGATGTCGCCGACGACGCCGGTCGGCGCCATCGCCAAGACGGCCCCTTACGGCGTCACCGATCCTTCTTTCGACATCTGCAAGCTGGCGGCCGGCGCCGGCGCCACGTTCGTGGCCCGCACCTGCGTGGCCAATCCGCGCGACGTCGAAAAGACGATCACGCTGGCCGTGAAACATCACGGTTTCTCCGTGGTCGAAGTGGCCGGTTTCTGCCATACCCAGTACGGCCGCTACAACAAACTGAAAACTCCCATCGTCAACATGGAGTACCTTAAGCAGCACCTCGTGTCCGCCAAGAAGGCCGCCGAGATGCCGCCCGAAGAACTCCAGGGCAAGATCGTGACGGGCGTGTTCGTCGACACCGAGCGCGCCGAGTACACCGATCAGTACAAGGCTCTTCTTGAGCGCGTTATGGCTAAGTAG
- a CDS encoding 2-oxoacid:acceptor oxidoreductase family protein has protein sequence MSKRFEICLAGSGGQGVITAAIMAGEAASIFCDGLYAVQTQSYGPAARGGSAKAEVVISDEPIDYPKPINPDLMICLTGGAADKYAGDVKHGGRLILDSFAVEEVPVVDANIYQLPIIQTARDKIGREIVTNMVALGMVARVLELEGMMKPEAVRKAMLDRVPRGTEELNCKAFDEGYSMFKDAPAHMQ, from the coding sequence ATGTCCAAACGTTTCGAAATTTGTCTGGCCGGTTCCGGCGGCCAGGGCGTCATCACCGCGGCCATCATGGCCGGCGAAGCCGCTTCCATTTTCTGCGACGGCCTTTACGCCGTGCAGACGCAGAGCTACGGCCCTGCGGCCCGCGGCGGCTCGGCGAAGGCCGAGGTCGTGATCTCCGACGAACCCATCGATTACCCCAAGCCCATCAATCCCGATCTGATGATCTGTCTGACCGGCGGCGCCGCCGACAAGTACGCCGGCGACGTGAAGCACGGCGGCCGTTTGATCCTCGACAGCTTTGCCGTCGAGGAGGTGCCGGTGGTGGACGCGAACATCTATCAGCTTCCCATCATCCAGACGGCCCGCGACAAGATCGGCCGCGAGATCGTCACCAACATGGTCGCTCTCGGCATGGTCGCCCGCGTGCTTGAGCTCGAGGGCATGATGAAGCCCGAAGCCGTCCGCAAGGCCATGCTCGACCGCGTCCCCAGGGGCACGGAGGAATTGAATTGCAAGGCCTTCGACGAAGGCTACAGCATGTTCAAGGACGCTCCCGCCCATATGCAGTAA
- a CDS encoding IS3 family transposase, with product MQIISHLKCKLPPAQLENVIWEYVQFYNYERINMKNGLTPFEIRSKAK from the coding sequence GTGCAAATAATTTCTCATCTCAAGTGCAAATTGCCACCGGCTCAACTGGAGAACGTCATTTGGGAGTACGTACAGTTCTACAACTACGAACGGATCAACATGAAAAATGGCCTTACTCCATTTGAAATTCGGAGCAAAGCCAAGTAA
- a CDS encoding phage late control D family protein: MVARSHPALRLEAGALDITEKLSANALSFVYNDHEKDDADSVSFTLFNAPAFAVPCRGDPVAAWIGWKETGLRFLDRFVVDEISVKLAGGGAPASMSVTAKSADFCKGAGKVKRNRQWEDVSLSDIAARIAAEEGCASKTVGVSLVYRSVAQSNESNLHLLRRLCAEAGLRFSVKDRTFVISAPEADLRGAATLSAAEVSSGSFTFADRGRYGSVTARWWDAELAREQTVTAGGGTPVYTIRKTFQSTAEARTAARNKLTELQRGQIEGTVTLMGREDLFAGTILTLADFSPSQLNGDYMITNCIHSISPSSGFTTTLKLETIPQSNK; the protein is encoded by the coding sequence GTGGTAGCGCGCTCTCACCCGGCGCTGCGGTTGGAAGCGGGGGCGCTGGACATCACCGAGAAGCTCTCGGCGAACGCGCTTTCATTCGTTTACAACGATCACGAGAAGGACGACGCCGACAGCGTTTCCTTCACGCTGTTCAACGCGCCGGCTTTCGCGGTGCCCTGCCGGGGCGATCCCGTGGCGGCGTGGATCGGCTGGAAGGAGACGGGGCTGCGCTTCCTCGACCGTTTCGTCGTCGACGAGATCTCGGTCAAACTGGCGGGCGGCGGGGCTCCGGCCTCGATGTCGGTCACGGCCAAGTCGGCCGACTTCTGCAAGGGCGCGGGCAAGGTAAAACGCAACCGGCAGTGGGAGGATGTCTCGCTGTCGGACATCGCGGCCAGGATCGCGGCGGAAGAGGGCTGCGCCAGCAAAACCGTCGGCGTGTCGCTCGTCTACCGGTCGGTCGCGCAGAGCAACGAGAGCAATCTTCACCTGCTGCGGCGTCTGTGCGCCGAAGCGGGGCTGCGCTTCAGCGTCAAGGACCGGACGTTCGTCATCTCCGCGCCGGAGGCGGATCTGCGCGGCGCGGCGACGCTCTCGGCGGCGGAAGTCTCGTCGGGGTCTTTCACCTTCGCCGACCGCGGCCGCTACGGCTCCGTCACGGCCCGCTGGTGGGACGCGGAACTGGCGCGGGAACAGACGGTGACCGCGGGCGGCGGAACGCCCGTCTACACGATCCGCAAGACTTTCCAATCGACGGCCGAAGCCCGGACCGCCGCCCGGAACAAGCTGACGGAGCTGCAGCGCGGGCAGATCGAAGGCACGGTCACGCTGATGGGGCGCGAAGACCTCTTCGCCGGGACGATCCTCACCCTCGCGGACTTCTCGCCGAGTCAGCTCAACGGCGACTACATGATAACAAACTGCATCCATAGTATTTCACCCAGCTCGGGTTTCACGACCACGCTGAAGCTCGAAACCATTCCCCAAAGTAATAAATAA
- a CDS encoding tail protein X has product MAQDTSVTIRAAEGDRLDLLCWKRYGTLAGRVVERALEANPGGALYDELPAGLLISLPEAAAEPPERSLW; this is encoded by the coding sequence ATGGCACAGGATACGTCGGTTACAATCCGCGCCGCTGAGGGCGACCGCCTCGATCTGCTCTGCTGGAAGCGCTACGGTACTCTGGCGGGGCGGGTGGTCGAGCGGGCGCTCGAGGCCAATCCAGGGGGCGCTCTGTACGATGAGCTGCCCGCGGGGCTTTTGATCTCGCTGCCGGAGGCGGCGGCCGAGCCGCCGGAGCGGTCGCTGTGGTAG
- a CDS encoding phage tail protein: MILALGSFIFSIDTAAYQTLQLSASYPWASAPRFANSPGYQATGLEERRVSLSGTVYPTFRGDGSLAHLRLMASAMTPLPMVDGRGRYLGLWVVKSVNETRSLLFDDGTPRKQDFTMELERYGTGYVGYNPRR, encoded by the coding sequence ATGATCCTTGCTTTGGGTAGTTTCATCTTTTCCATCGACACGGCGGCCTATCAGACGCTGCAGCTTTCCGCCTCCTACCCGTGGGCCTCGGCGCCCCGCTTCGCCAACTCGCCGGGGTATCAGGCGACGGGGCTCGAGGAGCGGCGCGTCTCGCTCTCGGGGACGGTCTATCCGACCTTCCGAGGGGACGGCAGCCTAGCCCATCTGCGCCTGATGGCGTCGGCCATGACGCCGCTGCCGATGGTGGACGGGCGCGGGCGGTATCTGGGGCTGTGGGTGGTCAAGAGCGTCAACGAGACGCGGTCGCTGCTGTTCGACGACGGCACGCCGCGCAAGCAGGACTTTACGATGGAGCTGGAACGCTATGGCACAGGATACGTCGGTTACAATCCGCGCCGCTGA